A single genomic interval of Phoenix dactylifera cultivar Barhee BC4 unplaced genomic scaffold, palm_55x_up_171113_PBpolish2nd_filt_p 000299F, whole genome shotgun sequence harbors:
- the LOC103713931 gene encoding omega-6 fatty acid desaturase, endoplasmic reticulum isozyme 2-like gives MGAGGRMTAKEREDQSAAEATAHRPDEDPSLRRSPTEKPPFALSQIKKAIPPHCFQRSVLRSFSYVVHDLVVSAALFYVALAVIPALSPPLLRLAAWPVYWAAQGCILTGLWVIAHECGHHAFSDSSLLDDLVGLVLHSALLVPYFSWKISHRRHHSNTGSLDRDEVFVPKRKSALAWYSRYLNNPPGRVLFLAVTLTLGWPLYLAFNISGRPYPRFACHYDPYGPIYSHRERAQIFIADAGVLAAFYALCRLAGPFGLWWVVRVYGVPLLIVNGWLVTITYLQHTHASLPHYDSSEWDWLRGALATVDRDYGVLNRVFHHITDTHVAHHLFSTMPHYHALEATKAIRPILGEYYQFDGTPVFKALWREAKECIYVEPDEAGEKKGVFWYRNKL, from the coding sequence ATGGGCGCGGGCGGACGAATGACGGCGAAAGAGCGGGAGGACCAGTCGGCGGCGGAGGCGACGGCCCACCGCCCCGACGAGGACCCCTCCCTCCGGCGGTCGCCGACGGAGAAGCCCCCATTCGCATTGAGCCAGATCAAGAAGGCCATCCCCCCGCACTGCTTCCAGCGGTCCGTCCTCCGCTCCTTCTCCTACGTCGTCCACGACCTCGTCGTCTCCGCCGCCCTCTTCTACGTGGCCCTCGCCGTCATCCCGGCCCTTTCCCCACCGCTCCTCCGCCTCGCAGCCTGGCCTGTCTACTGGGCCGCCCAGGGCTGCATCCTCACCGGCTTGTGGGTCATCGCCCACGAGTGCGGCCACCACGCCTTCTCCGACTCCTCCCTCCTGGACGACCTCGTCGGCCTCGTCCTCCACTCCGCCCTCCTCGTCCCCTACTTCTCCTGGAAGATCAGCCACCGCCGCCACCACTCCAACACCGGCTCGCTCGACCGCGACGAGGTCTTCGTCCCCAAGCGCAAGTCCGCCCTCGCCTGGTACTCCAGGTACCTCAACAACCCCCCGGGCCGCGTCCTCTTCCTGGCGGTGACCCTGACCCTCGGCTGGCCCCTGTACCTCGCCTTCAACATCTCCGGCCGTCCGTACCCCCGGTTCGCCTGCCACTACGACCCCTACGGCCCGATCTACTCGCACCGGGAGCGGGCCCAGATCTTCATCGCCGACGCGGGCGTCCTCGCGGCGTTCTACGCGCTGTGCCGGCTCGCGGGGCCGTTCGGCCTCTGGTGGGTGGTGCGGGTCTACGGTGTGCCGCTGCTGATCGTGAACGGGTGGCTGGTGACGATCACGTACCTGCAGCACACCCACGCGTCGCTGCCGCACTACGACTCGAGCGAGTGGGACTGGCTCCGCGGCGCGCTGGCGACGGTGGACCGGGATTACGGGGTGCTCAACCGGGTGTTCCATCATATCACGGACACCCACGTGGCCCACCACCTCTTCTCCACCATGCCTCATTACCATGCCCTGGAAGCTACCAAGGCCATCCGTCCCATCCTCGGAGAGTACTACCAGTTCGACGGGACGCCGGTGTTCAAGGCCTTGTGGAGGGAGGCGAAGGAGTGCATCTACGTGGAGCCGGACGAGGCTGGAGAGAAGAAGGGCGTGTTCTGGTACCGGAACAAGCTCTGA
- the LOC103715848 gene encoding putative pentatricopeptide repeat-containing protein At3g05240 has product MVTKHTILPLIEGCRSMRQLKQLQGLMIITALIGDVVPLSRLMDFCADAETGDMSYARSIFLQIDRPTTYIWNSMIRGLSGSDQPEAALSMYRDMLYSGLSPDNFTYPFALKACARISDHRSGRCIHGRATKTGYEADVYVFSSLIHMHASSGDMDLARRLFEKATNRNVVSWTTMIAGYVDNAQPTEAIRMFRVMELEGVVPNEITMVHVLVACAQSRDLETGRWVHRRLHQLGIDPTRSNVVLASALLDMYARCGSLKTAREMFEKMPQRNEVSWNTMIGAYNQYGRSNEVFQLFKEMCTAGMRPDKVTLLGLLGACAENGAMVLGQGIHAYVEKTGGGKDVAISTSLMDMYAKTGDAQRAFQIFGSLEERDVLAWTSMIICLAMHGHGMEAVDVFREMQQEGVAPDHITFIGVLTACSHAGMVDEGYKYFESMRSDYGIRPMMEHYGCVVDLLSRAGRLEEAERLVKLMPYQPSVMIWGSILSGCEIHGNVDLAERIGNQIMEFDPQGSGIYALISNIYAGAGRWEGVEKARRLMWQKRLRKTHGSSSVEVNISCLEINHK; this is encoded by the coding sequence ATGGTAACAAAACACACCATCCTCCCTCTGATAGAAGGTTGCCGAAGCATGAGGCAGCTCAAGCAGCTGCAGGGCCTGATGATCATCACGGCACTCATCGGCGACGTCGTTCCCCTGAGCCGCCTTATGGACTTCTGCGCCGATGCCGAGACTGGAGACATGAGCTACGCCCGCTCCATCTTCCTCCAAATCGATCGCCCCACCACCTACATCTGGAACTCCATGATCAGAGGCCTCTCCGGCAGCGACCAACCGGAGGCCGCTCTCTCCATGTACAGAGACATGCTGTACTCCGGCTTGTCGCCGGACAACTTCACGTATCCCTTTGCACTCAAAGCATGTGCGAGAATCTCCGACCACCGCTCCGGCCGGTGCATCCACGGCCGCGCGACCAAAACCGGTTACGAGGCCGACGTGTACGTCTTCAGTAGTCTGATACATATGCATGCTTCCTCCGGCGATATGGACTTGGCGAGGCGTTTGTTCGAGAAGGCGACGAATCGAAATGTGGTCAGCTGGACGACGATGATTGCAGGCTATGTCGACAACGCTCAGCCTACTGAAGCGATCAGAATGTTCAGGGTGATGGAGCTTGAAGGAGTGGTGCCgaatgagatcaccatggttcATGTTCTTGTTGCTTGTGCTCAGAGCCGGGATCTGGAGACGGGAAGATGGGTCCATCGTCGACTGCATCAGCTGGGGATCGACCCGACGAGGTCGAACGTCGTTCTTGCCTCCGCACTGTTAGATATGTATGCTCGTTGCGGCAGCTTGAAGACCGCAAGAGAGATGTTCGAAAAAATGCCTCAGAGAAATGAAGTGTCCTGGAACACAATGATCGGTGCTTATAACCAGTACGGCCGGTCGAATGAAGTCTTCCAACTCTTTAAAGAGATGTGTACTGCAGGCATGAGACCGGACAAGGTGACTCTGCTGGGCTTGTTGGGTGCTTGTGCTGAGAATGGAGCTATGGTTTTGGGTCAGGGGATCCATGCTTACGTGGAGAAGACGGGGGGTGGCAAAGATGTTGCTATTTCTACTTCCCTTATGGATATGTATGCAAAGACCGGGGACGCACAAAGGGCATTCCAGATTTTTGGTAGCTTAGAAGAGAGGGATGTCTTGGCATGGACTAGTATGATCATATGCTTGGCGATGCACGGCCATGGCATGGAAGCTGTGGATGTATTCAGAGAGATGCAACAGGAAGGAGTTGCTCCTGATCATATTACGTTTATAGGAGTACTGACTGCTTGCAGCCATGCAGGAATGGTCGATGAGGGTTACAAATACTTTGAATCTATGAGAAGTGATTATGGCATCAGACCGATGATGGAGCACTATGGATGTGTAGTCGATCTATTGAGTCGGGCCGGGCGCTTGGAGGAGGCTGAGAGGTTGGTGAAGTTGATGCCATATCAACCAAGTGTAATGATCTGGGGGAGTATTTTGAGTGGTTGTGAGATCCACGGGAACGTCGATTTGGCAGAACGAATAGGAAATCAGATAATGGAGTTTGATCCTCAGGGAAGCGGAATCTATGCGCTCATTTCCAATATATATGCAGGGGCGGGAAGGTGGGAAGGTGTTGAGAAGGCTAGAAGATTGATGTGGCAGAAGAGACTCAGAAAAACTCATGGGTCTAGTTCTGTTGAAGTGAACATTTCATGTTTAGAAATCAACCACAAGTGA
- the LOC108511564 gene encoding outer envelope membrane protein 7, which yields MGRGEREGGGLKTALLVAGGLVLGWLTMETAFKPFLDRVRGSIARSDPARDPDDDADGSSGVNVSDEDEKAEVVAKSD from the coding sequence ATGGGTAGAGGAGAGCGCGAGGGCGGCGGGCTGAAGACGGCGCTGTTGGTCGCCGGAGGGCTGGTGCTCGGCTGGCTGACGATGGAGACGGCCTTCAAACCTTTCCTTGATCGCGTCCGCGGCTCCATCGCCCGCTCCGATCCCGCCAGGGACCCCGACGACGACGCCGACGGGTCCTCCGGAGTCAACGTATCCGACGAGGACGAGAAGGCCGAGGTAGTAGCGAAATCTGATTAG